One genomic segment of Hordeum vulgare subsp. vulgare chromosome 2H, MorexV3_pseudomolecules_assembly, whole genome shotgun sequence includes these proteins:
- the LOC123431162 gene encoding 2-oxoglutarate-dependent dioxygenase 21, chloroplastic-like, giving the protein MPAAVSGRLLARTMASHHNHRQQRPLPVINIGRLGDKDPAARALVVEDIARACRDRGCFQVINHGVSKSAMDGALEAASEFFDMPADRKAAFACDDIRSPVRYDTSSRDGISKARSFLKHYANPIEDWVDSWPTQPPTYRKKMGKYAVEVQRLSVQLTGAIVEGLGLCPMYLEEKLGAGLQFMALNNYPQGSSRAGDTVGLAPHSDIGFISILLQSSPGLEVTHHDDGGIWTPVPSIPGALHVHLGDHLEVLSNGRLRSLLHRAILNTDEARISIASIHGAAMDEKVRCAEELVDERHPRMYRESSFHDFLDFLPTNVKAYRRFVETLKIDTA; this is encoded by the exons ATGCCTGCTGCCGTCTCCGGGCGCCTCTTGGCTAGGACCATGGCGAGCCACCACAACCACCGGCAGCAGCGACCATTGCCGGTGATCAACATTGGCCGGCTCGGCGACAAGGACCCCGCCGCCCGGGCGCTCGTCGTCGaggacatagcacgggcgtgccgCGACCGGGGGTGCTTCCAG GTGATAAACCACGGCGTCAGCAAGTCCGCCATGGACGGCGCGCTCGAGGCCGCCTCGGAGTTCTTCGACATGCCCGCCGACCGCAAGGCGGCGTTCGCCTGCGACGACATCCGCAGCCCGGTCCGGTACGACACCAGCTCCCGGGACGGGATCAGCAAGGCCAGGTCTTTCCTCAAGCACTACGCCAATCCCATCGAGGACTGGGTCGACTCCTGGCCAACACAGCCGCCAACATACAG GAAGAAGATGGGGAAGTATGCCGTGGAGGTGCAGAGGCTGTCGGTGCAGCTCACGGGGGCCATCGTGGAGGGGCTGGGACTATGCCCAATGTACCTTGAGGAGAAGCTCGGAGCAGGGCTGCAGTTCATGGCGCTCAACAACTACCCGCAGGGATCGTCTCGGGCCGGCGACACGGTCGGGCTGGCGCCGCACTCGGACATTGGCTTCATCAGCATCCTGCTGCAGAGCTCGCCGGGGCTGGAGGTGACGCACCACGACGACGGCGGCATATGGACGCCGGTCCCGTCCATTCCAGGGGCGCTCCACGTCCACCTCGGCGACCACCTGGAGGTGCTGAGCAACGGCCGGCTCAGGTCCCTCCTGCACCGTGCCATCCTCAATACGGATGAAGCGAGGATCTCCATCGCCAGCATCCATGGCGCGGCGATGGACGAGAAGGTCCGGTGCGCCGAGGAGCTCGTCGACGAGCGCCACCCGAGGATGTACAGGGAGAGCAGCTTCCATGACTTCCTCGACTTCCTGCCGACCAACGTCAAGGCGTACCGGAGGTTCGTTGAGACCCTCAAGATCGACACTGCTTAA